One genomic region from Enterobacter hormaechei ATCC 49162 encodes:
- the mmuM gene encoding homocysteine S-methyltransferase, whose product MSQNNPLTALLENQPFIVLDGAMATELEARGCNLADSLWSAKVLMENPELIRDVHLDYYRAGAQVAITASYQATPAGFAARGLDEAQSRALIGKSVELARKAREAYLAENAQAGTLLVAGSVGPYGAYLADGSEYRGDYVRRAEEFTEFHRPRVEALLDAGADLLACETLPSFPEIKALAALLTAYPRARAWFSFTLRDSEHLSDGTPLRDVVSVLENYPQVVALGINCIALENTTAALTHLHSLTSLPLVVYPNSGEHYDAVSKTWHHHGEACETLAGYLPQWLEAGAKLIGGCCRTTPKDIAELNAQR is encoded by the coding sequence ATGTCGCAGAATAATCCGCTTACCGCCCTCCTTGAAAACCAGCCGTTCATTGTGCTGGATGGGGCGATGGCAACGGAGCTGGAAGCGCGCGGTTGTAACCTTGCCGACAGCCTCTGGTCGGCCAAAGTGCTGATGGAAAACCCTGAGCTGATCCGTGACGTGCACCTCGACTACTACCGCGCGGGGGCACAGGTGGCGATCACCGCCAGCTATCAGGCCACGCCTGCGGGTTTTGCCGCACGCGGGCTGGACGAGGCGCAATCCCGGGCGTTGATTGGTAAAAGCGTAGAGCTGGCACGCAAAGCACGCGAAGCATACCTGGCGGAGAACGCACAGGCGGGCACGCTGCTGGTGGCGGGGTCGGTAGGGCCTTACGGCGCGTATCTTGCCGATGGATCTGAATATCGCGGTGACTACGTGCGTCGCGCTGAAGAATTCACAGAATTCCATCGCCCGCGTGTAGAGGCGCTGTTGGATGCAGGCGCGGATCTGCTGGCCTGTGAAACGCTGCCGTCGTTCCCGGAAATAAAGGCGCTGGCCGCGTTGCTCACGGCGTATCCCCGCGCCCGGGCATGGTTCTCATTTACCCTGCGTGACAGCGAGCACCTGAGCGACGGAACGCCGCTGCGGGATGTCGTTTCTGTGCTGGAAAACTATCCGCAGGTTGTCGCGCTGGGGATCAACTGTATCGCGCTGGAAAACACCACCGCGGCGCTGACCCATCTGCACAGCCTGACGTCGCTGCCGCTGGTGGTCTACCCGAACTCGGGCGAGCATTATGATGCAGTGAGCAAAACCTGGCATCACCACGGTGAAGCCTGCGAGACGCTGGCAGGGTATTTACCGCAGTGGCTGGAAGCGGGAGCGAAGTTAATCGGCGGATGCTGTCGCACCACGCCGAAAGATATTGCTGAGCTTAACGCGCAGCGCTGA
- the mmuP gene encoding S-methylmethionine permease yields the protein MQTEQQNGQLKRTMKTRHLIMLSLGGVIGTGLFFNTGYIISTTGAAGTLLAYLIGALVVWLVMQCLGELSVAMPETGAFHVYAARYLGPATGYTVAWLYWLTWTVALGSSFTAAGFCMQYWFPQVPVWTWCVVFCVVIFGLNVISTRFFAEGEFWFSLVKVITIIAFIILGGAAIFGFIPMQDGSPAPGLSNITAEGWFPHGGLPILMTMVAVNFAFSGTELIGIAAGETENPHKVIPVAIRTTIARLIIFFIGTVFVLAALIPMQQAGVEKSPFVLVFEKVGIPYAADIFNFVILTAILSAANSGLYASGRMLWSLSNEKTLPRCFARVNKNGVPLTALSVSMLGGVLALFSSVVAPDTVFVALSAISGFAVVAVWISICASHFMFRRRHVQAGQPLSALQYRAPWYPLVPVLGFILCLVACVGLWFDPSQRIALYCGLPFVALCYGAYYLTRNLTTQEPEHVAE from the coding sequence ATGCAAACAGAACAACAAAACGGGCAGCTTAAGCGCACCATGAAAACCCGCCACCTGATTATGCTCTCGCTGGGTGGCGTTATCGGCACAGGGTTATTTTTCAATACCGGATACATCATTTCGACAACTGGCGCGGCGGGCACGCTGCTGGCGTATCTTATCGGTGCGCTGGTGGTCTGGCTGGTTATGCAATGTCTGGGCGAACTTTCCGTGGCGATGCCCGAGACCGGCGCGTTCCACGTCTACGCCGCTCGCTATCTCGGCCCGGCGACAGGGTATACCGTGGCGTGGCTCTACTGGCTTACGTGGACAGTGGCGCTGGGTTCGAGCTTTACCGCCGCCGGTTTCTGTATGCAGTACTGGTTTCCGCAGGTTCCCGTCTGGACGTGGTGCGTTGTCTTTTGCGTGGTGATTTTTGGCCTTAACGTGATTTCCACGCGCTTCTTCGCCGAAGGGGAATTCTGGTTCTCGCTGGTGAAAGTCATCACCATCATCGCCTTCATTATTCTTGGCGGCGCGGCGATCTTCGGTTTTATCCCGATGCAGGACGGTTCACCCGCGCCGGGCTTGAGCAATATCACCGCTGAAGGCTGGTTCCCGCACGGCGGTCTGCCGATCCTGATGACCATGGTGGCGGTCAACTTTGCTTTCTCGGGTACGGAGCTTATCGGCATCGCGGCAGGGGAAACGGAAAACCCGCACAAGGTTATTCCTGTCGCTATCCGCACTACCATCGCGCGGCTGATCATCTTCTTTATTGGCACCGTGTTTGTGCTGGCGGCGCTGATCCCGATGCAGCAGGCTGGCGTGGAGAAAAGCCCGTTCGTCCTGGTGTTTGAAAAGGTCGGCATTCCATATGCGGCTGATATCTTCAACTTCGTGATCCTGACGGCGATCCTCTCGGCGGCGAACTCGGGCCTGTACGCCTCTGGCCGTATGCTCTGGTCCCTGTCGAACGAGAAAACGCTGCCGCGCTGCTTTGCCCGCGTCAACAAAAACGGCGTGCCGCTGACGGCGCTCTCCGTTTCCATGCTGGGCGGCGTGCTGGCGCTGTTCTCCAGCGTGGTCGCGCCGGATACGGTGTTTGTGGCCCTGTCCGCCATTTCCGGTTTTGCGGTGGTGGCGGTGTGGATCAGCATCTGCGCGTCGCACTTCATGTTTCGTCGCCGTCACGTGCAAGCCGGGCAGCCGCTTTCGGCGTTGCAGTATCGCGCGCCATGGTATCCGCTGGTGCCCGTGCTCGGCTTCATCCTTTGCCTGGTGGCCTGCGTTGGCCTGTGGTTTGATCCCAGCCAGCGTATCGCCCTTTATTGCGGGCTTCCGTTTGTCGCCCTGTGCTATGGTGCGTACTACCTCACCCGAAATCTGACCACGCAGGAGCCTGAACATGTCGCAGAATAA